Proteins encoded within one genomic window of Raineyella fluvialis:
- a CDS encoding DODA-type extradiol aromatic ring-opening family dioxygenase: protein MSETRLPTYFVSHGGGPWPWLKDLMPGMDKLEASLQAIPAELGLTPRAVLVISGHWEEPQFTVQTSPHPPMIYDYGGFPEFTYRLQYPAPGAPDVAARVGQLLEDAGITTHYDARRGYDHGVFAPLYVLYPQADVPILQLSLRRGYDPAAHLAAGRALAPLRDEGVLIVGSGFSYHNLANFGPGAATASKAFGDWLNETLVEGPVAERTERLMHWDTAPGARASHPAEDHLIPLMVAVGAAEDEPGVRTYHEPDFMGAIDSSSFRFGPLPVPRG from the coding sequence ATGAGCGAGACGCGTCTGCCCACCTATTTCGTTTCCCATGGCGGTGGCCCCTGGCCGTGGCTCAAGGATCTGATGCCGGGGATGGACAAGCTCGAAGCGTCCTTGCAGGCGATCCCCGCCGAACTCGGCCTCACCCCGCGCGCCGTCCTGGTCATCTCCGGGCACTGGGAGGAGCCGCAGTTCACCGTCCAGACCAGCCCGCACCCGCCGATGATCTATGACTACGGCGGCTTCCCGGAGTTCACCTACCGGCTGCAGTACCCGGCTCCCGGCGCGCCGGACGTCGCCGCCCGGGTCGGGCAGTTGCTCGAGGACGCCGGCATCACCACCCACTACGACGCGCGGCGCGGCTACGACCACGGGGTGTTCGCGCCGTTGTACGTCCTCTATCCGCAGGCCGATGTGCCGATCCTGCAGTTGTCGCTGCGCCGAGGGTACGACCCGGCCGCTCACCTCGCCGCCGGCCGGGCCCTGGCGCCGCTGCGGGACGAGGGCGTGCTGATCGTGGGCAGCGGCTTCAGCTACCACAACCTCGCCAACTTCGGTCCGGGGGCCGCCACGGCCTCGAAGGCCTTCGGTGACTGGCTGAACGAGACGCTGGTCGAGGGTCCGGTGGCGGAGCGTACGGAACGCCTGATGCACTGGGACACGGCGCCCGGAGCCCGGGCGAGCCACCCGGCGGAGGACCACCTCATCCCGCTGATGGTCGCGGTCGGCGCGGCGGAGGACGAACCCGGCGTACGGACCTATCACGAGCCGGACTTCATGGGCGCCATCGACTCGTCGAGCTTCCGCTTCGGGCCATTGCCGGTGCCGCGCGGCTGA
- a CDS encoding ferredoxin reductase family protein, which translates to MQEPTYRTTTMTAPGTTGRGARAATATVTGDRSQDGLPRRAAGHSDRGRPDLPVAPSRTHVSRRTPLRDQAAQDNTNARRATGFLVAVGAIGGVVLGLTIQAVLPLTGTLSNLLYVISVLAASIGTYGVLLLLLLIARLPVLERAIGQDHLATWHKWIAPWAMWLVFVHIILVTLSYGMDAKHNWFVELWSLTTTTPWILPALAGTAAIIAAGYTSWKRVRRTIKHETWWTIHLYTYLGIALAFAHQITAGGPFLSGWSRALWVGLYVAVFAAIIGYRVAVPIYRSLRHGLRVAAVTQEAPGVTSVWVRGRDLPLLGAQEGQFFNWRFLHPGLGYEGHPYSISAIRGDMMRLTVKALGDSSAAMASLPAGTRVMVEGPYGAVTPGRVAPDPEDRTRRTVLIAGGVGVGPVAALADRVAGEAPLEIIYRAASMDQMPHRDELWELQARPRVRVHLMPGHRRDYPLSPEHLRATVGRLDDAQVYVCGPASLNRQVVRSARALGARTENIHHEIFDL; encoded by the coding sequence ATGCAGGAGCCCACGTACCGTACGACCACGATGACCGCCCCCGGCACCACCGGCCGCGGCGCCCGTGCCGCCACCGCGACAGTCACGGGCGACCGCAGCCAGGACGGACTCCCCCGCCGCGCGGCGGGTCACTCGGACCGCGGCCGCCCCGACCTCCCGGTCGCCCCGTCCCGCACCCATGTCTCCCGACGTACGCCGCTACGGGACCAGGCCGCCCAGGACAACACCAACGCCCGCAGGGCCACCGGGTTCCTGGTGGCGGTCGGCGCCATCGGCGGTGTGGTGCTGGGCCTGACCATCCAGGCGGTGCTGCCGCTCACCGGGACGCTGTCGAACCTCCTCTACGTCATCTCCGTGCTGGCCGCCTCGATCGGCACGTACGGGGTCCTGCTCCTGCTCCTGCTGATCGCCCGGTTGCCCGTGCTGGAGCGGGCCATCGGCCAGGACCACCTGGCCACCTGGCACAAGTGGATCGCGCCGTGGGCGATGTGGCTGGTCTTCGTGCACATCATCCTGGTGACGCTGAGCTACGGCATGGACGCCAAGCACAACTGGTTCGTCGAGCTGTGGAGCCTGACCACCACCACGCCGTGGATCCTGCCCGCGCTGGCCGGCACCGCCGCGATCATCGCCGCGGGCTACACCTCCTGGAAGCGGGTCCGCCGCACCATCAAGCACGAGACCTGGTGGACCATCCACCTCTACACCTACCTCGGCATCGCGCTGGCCTTCGCCCACCAGATCACCGCCGGTGGCCCGTTCCTGTCCGGCTGGTCCCGGGCGCTGTGGGTCGGCCTCTACGTGGCGGTCTTCGCGGCGATCATCGGCTACCGCGTCGCGGTGCCGATCTACCGCTCGCTGCGGCACGGCCTGCGGGTCGCCGCCGTCACCCAGGAGGCTCCCGGCGTCACCAGCGTCTGGGTCCGCGGTCGTGACCTGCCGCTGCTGGGCGCCCAGGAGGGCCAGTTCTTCAACTGGCGGTTCCTGCACCCCGGGCTGGGCTACGAGGGGCACCCGTACTCGATCTCTGCCATCCGCGGCGACATGATGCGCCTCACCGTCAAGGCGCTGGGCGACTCCTCCGCCGCGATGGCGAGCCTGCCGGCCGGCACCCGGGTGATGGTGGAGGGCCCCTACGGCGCCGTCACCCCCGGTCGTGTGGCGCCCGACCCGGAGGACCGCACGCGTCGTACGGTCCTGATCGCCGGCGGTGTCGGTGTCGGCCCGGTGGCCGCCCTGGCCGATCGGGTGGCCGGTGAGGCGCCGCTCGAGATCATCTACCGGGCCGCGTCGATGGACCAGATGCCACACCGCGACGAACTGTGGGAGCTGCAGGCCCGCCCGCGTGTCCGGGTGCACCTGATGCCCGGCCATCGCCGCGACTACCCGCTCAGTCCCGAGCACCTGCGGGCCACCGTCGGACGCCTCGACGATGCCCAGGTCTACGTCTGTGGCCCCGCCTCGCTGAACCGCCAGGTCGTCCGCTCGGCCCGGGCCCTCGGTGCCCGCACCGAGAACATCCACCACGAGATCTTCGATCTGTGA
- a CDS encoding Lrp/AsnC family transcriptional regulator: MAKAPNPRPAPPPGKGRRPRALDAIDHQILRLLMRNGRMSNAAVAAATATAESTSHARIQALVDSGVIRGFHAEVDAAAIGRPLLALISVRIHPGMRDGLEQQAQRLLKSPCVVHVFFTSGQSDLVIWVAVPDSQALRDFVLTDLNGHKEIAGTETNVVLQHWRGEVDTVS, translated from the coding sequence GTGGCAAAAGCGCCGAACCCCCGCCCCGCTCCCCCGCCCGGCAAGGGGCGCCGACCTCGGGCACTCGACGCCATCGACCATCAGATCCTCCGGCTGCTGATGCGCAACGGCCGGATGAGCAATGCAGCTGTCGCGGCCGCCACGGCGACCGCGGAGTCCACCAGCCACGCACGGATCCAGGCCCTCGTCGACTCGGGGGTGATCAGGGGATTCCACGCGGAGGTGGACGCCGCGGCCATCGGGCGGCCGCTGCTGGCGCTCATCTCGGTCCGGATCCATCCCGGCATGCGCGATGGGCTCGAGCAGCAGGCCCAGCGCCTGCTGAAGTCGCCGTGCGTGGTCCACGTCTTCTTCACCTCAGGCCAGTCCGATCTGGTCATCTGGGTGGCGGTACCCGACTCCCAAGCCCTGCGGGACTTCGTGCTGACCGACCTCAACGGTCACAAGGAGATCGCCGGCACGGAGACGAACGTGGTGCTGCAGCACTGGCGTGGCGAGGTGGACACCGTGTCCTGA
- a CDS encoding FMN-binding protein, which produces MTMKTALTTVLVTGATVAGVAGVLVLNPTRSALTTAGNGNTNGATQLPGTGSAPSGGQALRRGFGDDEDSEGAERFASRDDSDDQPQGSTRSGSTGSTGSGSTGSGSTSSAGSGSTGSTGSSSGAPTTAASGTSYSGSAYQSPYGPMQVSITVSGTKITGIQWTQVPLSDGHSYRINSYAAPLLVEQAMAAQSATIDGVSGATYTTQGFRTSLQSAIKKAGL; this is translated from the coding sequence ATGACGATGAAGACCGCGCTCACCACCGTCCTCGTCACCGGAGCCACCGTCGCCGGAGTGGCCGGCGTGCTCGTCCTCAACCCCACCCGCTCCGCGCTGACCACAGCCGGCAACGGCAACACCAACGGTGCCACCCAGTTGCCGGGCACCGGATCCGCCCCGTCGGGTGGCCAAGCGCTCCGGCGAGGCTTCGGGGACGACGAGGACAGCGAGGGCGCGGAACGGTTCGCTTCTCGCGATGACTCCGACGACCAGCCGCAGGGCTCCACCCGCTCCGGGTCGACCGGGTCGACCGGGTCGGGGTCTACCGGCTCCGGGTCGACCAGCTCGGCCGGCTCCGGGTCTACCGGCTCGACCGGCTCCAGCTCCGGCGCTCCCACCACCGCCGCCAGCGGCACCAGCTACTCGGGGTCGGCCTACCAGTCGCCGTACGGCCCCATGCAGGTCTCCATCACCGTCTCGGGCACCAAGATCACCGGGATCCAGTGGACCCAGGTCCCGCTGAGCGACGGCCACTCGTACCGGATCAACAGCTACGCCGCTCCCCTGCTCGTCGAACAGGCGATGGCGGCACAGTCGGCCACGATCGACGGCGTCTCCGGCGCCACCTACACCACCCAAGGCTTCCGTACATCCCTCCAGTCCGCGATCAAGAAGGCAGGTCTGTGA